One window of the Shewanella khirikhana genome contains the following:
- a CDS encoding collagenase: protein MHSPKTLIAASMLLALTSTVSYAKGRPGTNPTEPADPDVVLPIRVDCSASINLWAQDMTDAQIADTCSQLSAQESDFHQRMQTFGVPVADDYNDSLRVVVFDDYNQYDKYGYELFNIGTNNGGIYIEGNPADMNNQASFYAHEADWLRPEFEIWNLRHEYIHYLEGRFVSYGGFNFYPDKMVWWAEGLAEYLSLGSDNATAVNLAINTRANRRPTLATIFSTSYRDSTDRIYRWSYLAIRFLFERHEAEVLAMTEHLKHNQFASYDAALSSFAANYQAEFADWMNGLAPQKASALDSKREQMLLRHTEHKARKQ, encoded by the coding sequence ATGCACTCACCCAAGACCCTTATCGCCGCCAGTATGCTGCTGGCACTCACCAGCACGGTTTCCTACGCCAAGGGCCGCCCTGGTACCAACCCCACCGAGCCTGCCGATCCCGATGTGGTGCTGCCTATTCGTGTGGATTGCAGCGCCAGCATCAATCTGTGGGCACAGGACATGACCGATGCACAAATCGCTGATACCTGTAGTCAGCTATCTGCGCAGGAAAGCGATTTCCACCAGAGAATGCAAACCTTTGGCGTGCCGGTGGCCGACGATTACAACGACAGTCTGCGGGTCGTGGTATTTGACGATTACAACCAATACGACAAATACGGCTACGAGCTGTTCAATATCGGCACCAACAACGGTGGCATTTATATCGAAGGCAATCCGGCGGATATGAACAATCAGGCGAGTTTCTACGCCCATGAAGCCGATTGGCTGCGCCCTGAGTTTGAAATCTGGAACCTGCGCCACGAGTACATCCACTACCTGGAAGGGCGCTTTGTCAGCTACGGCGGCTTCAATTTCTATCCGGATAAGATGGTGTGGTGGGCGGAAGGACTGGCAGAGTATCTCTCCCTTGGCAGCGACAACGCCACGGCGGTTAACCTGGCAATCAATACCCGCGCCAATCGTCGCCCGACCCTGGCGACTATTTTCTCAACCAGCTACCGCGACAGTACCGACCGCATTTACCGCTGGAGCTATCTGGCCATTCGCTTCCTGTTTGAGCGCCACGAAGCCGAAGTGCTGGCCATGACTGAGCACCTGAAACACAACCAGTTCGCCAGCTATGATGCGGCGCTTAGCAGCTTTGCCGCCAATTATCAGGCCGAGTTTGCCGACTGGATGAATGGGCTTGCGCCGCAAAAGGCCTCGGCGCTGGACAGCAAGCGTGAACAGATGCTGCTGCGACACACCGAACACAAAGCTCGCAAGCAATAG
- a CDS encoding DUF2919 domain-containing protein — translation MLKFEHIRWVDDKGHIKPPLGLYLLLTFLARGWVVFVASLTQFSDRAGLVRLFYPQKETFLLALATGLGAVLVYGIILLERKSRPNWAKPLFDRMKWLLWPLLLLDGAVLIVRLATSGYLFSWTAAFDALLLFWFAIYLLKSEHLRLYLKDWQRPVIAQ, via the coding sequence TTGCTCAAGTTTGAACATATTCGCTGGGTCGATGATAAAGGCCATATCAAACCGCCGCTGGGGCTGTATTTACTGCTGACCTTTCTTGCCCGCGGCTGGGTGGTGTTTGTGGCTTCGCTGACCCAATTCAGCGACAGGGCAGGGCTGGTGCGGCTGTTTTACCCACAAAAAGAGACCTTTTTGCTGGCACTTGCCACCGGCTTGGGCGCCGTGCTGGTGTACGGCATTATTTTGCTTGAGCGTAAATCCAGACCCAACTGGGCCAAACCACTGTTTGACCGGATGAAGTGGCTACTGTGGCCGCTGTTGCTGCTGGACGGCGCTGTGCTTATTGTGCGCCTGGCCACCAGTGGCTATCTGTTTTCCTGGACGGCGGCCTTCGATGCGTTACTGCTCTTCTGGTTTGCGATTTATTTGCTGAAATCCGAGCACTTACGGCTCTATCTAAAGGATTGGCAGCGGCCGGTAATAGCCCAGTAA
- a CDS encoding DUF4212 domain-containing protein produces the protein MAFESNEKAQGYWRENLRLVVSLLAVWFVVSYGFGILLVDVLNQITFMGFKLGFWFAQQGSMYVFVALIFIYAKKANALDKKYNVHED, from the coding sequence ATGGCATTCGAAAGCAACGAAAAGGCTCAAGGCTACTGGCGCGAAAATCTTCGCCTGGTGGTTAGCCTGCTGGCAGTGTGGTTTGTTGTGTCCTATGGATTCGGCATTCTGCTGGTGGATGTACTCAATCAAATCACCTTTATGGGTTTCAAACTGGGTTTCTGGTTTGCTCAGCAGGGTTCCATGTACGTGTTCGTGGCGCTGATCTTTATCTACGCTAAGAAGGCGAACGCACTCGATAAAAAATATAACGTTCACGAAGACTGA
- a CDS encoding GntR family transcriptional regulator, with the protein MSRNTPIVHKTRTQVVVEVLREKILSGEIAAGEPLRQSALAEELNVSRIPVREALLQLEAEGLVKFEAHKGATATELSAAQVTELFELRALIETDLLAKAIPNLQDEDLIQAEKVLEQLESAFKQEDAIGSWAELNTKFHTTLYQAADRPHTLEVVHGLNTNCDRYIRLQLLLTGGIPRAEQDHRDLLSYCKQKETDKAVALLREHILHAAGSIRDLVAEQVK; encoded by the coding sequence ATGAGTCGAAACACGCCTATCGTTCATAAAACTCGCACTCAGGTCGTGGTAGAGGTGCTTAGGGAAAAGATCCTCTCGGGGGAGATCGCCGCCGGGGAGCCGCTGCGTCAAAGCGCATTGGCCGAGGAGCTGAACGTCAGCCGTATTCCGGTTCGGGAAGCCTTGCTGCAACTCGAAGCCGAAGGGCTGGTGAAATTCGAGGCCCACAAGGGCGCTACCGCCACTGAGCTGTCTGCCGCTCAGGTGACCGAATTGTTTGAACTCAGGGCGCTTATCGAGACAGATCTGCTTGCAAAAGCCATCCCGAATCTGCAAGATGAAGACCTGATCCAAGCGGAAAAAGTGCTGGAACAGCTTGAGTCTGCGTTTAAGCAGGAAGATGCCATTGGCAGTTGGGCTGAGCTTAACACCAAGTTCCACACCACCTTGTATCAGGCTGCCGACCGTCCCCACACGCTGGAAGTGGTGCACGGCCTGAACACCAACTGTGACCGTTACATTCGTCTTCAGTTGCTGCTGACCGGCGGGATCCCGCGGGCCGAGCAAGACCACAGAGATCTGCTGAGCTATTGCAAGCAGAAAGAAACCGACAAGGCTGTTGCCCTGCTGCGCGAGCACATTCTGCACGCCGCTGGCTCTATTCGCGATCTCGTCGCGGAACAGGTGAAATAA
- a CDS encoding exonuclease domain-containing protein encodes MVSGALVRPRLWWKSRGLSSAAVPALKRVLDSQRALLGKPLGQLPLLALDLEMTGLSPLQDQILSIGVVPIDNGLVNLTGAASILVEIDGSVGQSAAIHGITDRELAGALPLDDAMAWLLDKLEGRIALAHHAPLDLGFIREGLRRVYGAELPLLAIDTLQLERSRLLRGQEVIKEGSLRLGASRGRYGLPVYHAHNALTDALACAELFLAQIACMGAATQSADPYLLLCD; translated from the coding sequence ATGGTATCCGGCGCCCTGGTGCGGCCAAGGCTGTGGTGGAAAAGCCGCGGCTTGTCGAGCGCAGCAGTACCGGCGCTTAAGCGGGTGCTGGACAGTCAACGAGCACTGCTTGGAAAACCGCTGGGGCAATTGCCACTGTTGGCACTGGATCTGGAGATGACCGGCCTTAGTCCCTTGCAAGACCAAATTCTCTCCATCGGTGTGGTGCCCATCGACAACGGACTGGTTAATCTGACAGGCGCCGCCAGCATTCTGGTGGAGATTGATGGCAGTGTCGGCCAAAGCGCTGCCATTCATGGCATTACCGACCGCGAGCTTGCCGGCGCCTTGCCCCTTGACGATGCCATGGCCTGGCTTTTGGATAAGCTTGAAGGTCGTATTGCGCTGGCTCACCACGCGCCGCTGGATCTGGGGTTTATCCGTGAGGGGCTCAGACGCGTTTATGGCGCTGAATTGCCACTGCTTGCTATCGATACCCTGCAACTTGAGCGCAGTCGCTTGCTTAGGGGGCAGGAAGTGATAAAAGAAGGCAGTCTTCGCCTTGGCGCAAGCCGCGGCCGCTACGGTTTGCCCGTGTATCACGCCCACAATGCACTGACCGATGCGCTGGCCTGTGCCGAACTGTTTTTGGCCCAAATTGCCTGTATGGGCGCTGCAACCCAGAGCGCCGATCCCTATTTATTGCTCTGCGATTAA
- a CDS encoding SDR family oxidoreductase gives MSDIQSVSIIGCGWFGLPLAKRLLAAGLSVKGCKRTREGVDDISALGIEGYRLDLQEDAPVPEPLLKADCLIINLPPGIRRGETDYLDRLAKLRDALTAIPERLIFVSTTGVYPDLPDVLDEADASAHSPGAAILLGAEALFAGLNTTVVRFAGLVGPGRHPGRFFAGKTGVGGGALPVNLVHLEDCLSAFEALIAAPTLGRCYNLCAPGHPSKQDFYTEAARCGGFALPQFAADDSSGKVIDGSLICRELGVNYRYPDPLAMLAEPGAF, from the coding sequence ATGTCTGATATTCAATCTGTTTCTATTATTGGCTGCGGCTGGTTTGGTTTGCCGCTGGCCAAAAGGCTGCTTGCGGCAGGCCTGTCGGTGAAAGGCTGTAAGCGTACCCGGGAGGGCGTTGATGACATAAGCGCCCTGGGTATTGAAGGCTATCGCCTCGATTTACAGGAAGATGCGCCTGTGCCCGAGCCACTGCTGAAGGCCGACTGCCTTATCATCAATCTGCCGCCTGGGATCCGCCGCGGCGAAACCGATTATCTTGACCGTCTGGCCAAGCTTAGAGACGCCCTCACTGCCATCCCCGAACGGCTGATATTTGTCAGCACTACCGGGGTGTATCCCGATTTACCTGACGTGCTTGATGAAGCAGACGCCAGCGCCCATTCGCCCGGCGCAGCCATCTTGCTTGGCGCCGAAGCGCTGTTTGCCGGGCTGAATACCACAGTGGTGCGTTTTGCCGGGCTCGTTGGCCCGGGGCGCCATCCGGGGCGTTTCTTTGCCGGCAAGACGGGTGTTGGTGGCGGCGCCTTACCTGTGAATCTGGTGCATCTTGAGGATTGTCTCAGCGCATTTGAAGCCCTGATAGCCGCGCCCACTCTGGGGCGCTGCTATAACCTCTGCGCGCCCGGACATCCCTCCAAGCAAGATTTTTATACCGAAGCTGCCCGCTGTGGCGGCTTTGCCTTGCCGCAATTTGCCGCCGATGACAGCAGCGGTAAAGTGATAGATGGCAGTTTAATTTGTCGCGAACTTGGGGTTAACTATCGCTATCCCGATCCTCTGGCCATGCTCGCCGAGCCCGGGGCATTTTAA
- a CDS encoding sodium:solute symporter family protein yields MDVQTLTYLIVGLSFALYIGIAIWSRAGSTKEFYVAGGGVPPVMNGMATAADWMSAASFISLAGIVSFVGYDGSVYLMGWTGGYVLLALCMAPYLRKFGKFTVPDFIGERYYSQAARTVAVVCAIFICFTYIAGQMRGVGVVFSRFLEVDVDTGVYIGMAVVFFYAVLGGMKGITYTQVAQYCVLIFAFMVPAIFISVMMTGHILPQVGFGAELIDAAGNGTGVYLLDKLDGLSAELGFSQYTEGSKSMIDVFAITAALMVGTAGLPHVIVRFFTVPKVKDARSSAGWALVFIAIMYTTVPALAAFSRVNMIETINGPESTGVAYETAPQWIKNWEKTGLITWDDKNGDGKMYYAKGDANEMKIDRDIMVLATPEIANLPAWVIALVAAGGLAAALSTSAGLLLVISTSVSHDLMKKGFAPNISDKQELLYARIAAAVGIVIAGYFGINPPGFVAAVVAFAFGLAASSLFPAIVMGIFSKKMNKEGAIAGMVLGLAFTAGYIIYFKFVNPAANVPANWLFGISPEGIGMIGMIVNFVTAVVVAKLTAAVPTHVEEMVEAIRFPKGAGGASDH; encoded by the coding sequence ATGGATGTTCAAACTCTGACATACCTGATTGTGGGGCTCTCGTTCGCCCTCTACATCGGTATTGCGATCTGGTCCAGAGCCGGTTCGACCAAAGAATTCTACGTTGCCGGTGGCGGCGTTCCCCCTGTAATGAATGGTATGGCGACTGCGGCTGACTGGATGTCTGCTGCATCGTTTATTTCGCTGGCCGGTATCGTGTCCTTCGTGGGCTACGATGGCTCTGTGTATCTGATGGGCTGGACCGGTGGTTACGTGCTGCTGGCGCTGTGTATGGCGCCTTATCTGCGTAAGTTTGGTAAGTTCACCGTACCTGACTTCATCGGTGAGCGTTATTACTCCCAGGCGGCCCGTACCGTGGCTGTGGTCTGCGCCATCTTTATCTGCTTTACCTATATTGCAGGTCAGATGCGTGGTGTGGGCGTGGTGTTCTCCCGTTTCCTCGAGGTAGACGTAGATACCGGCGTATACATAGGTATGGCCGTGGTGTTCTTCTACGCTGTACTTGGCGGCATGAAGGGCATTACCTACACCCAGGTTGCCCAGTACTGCGTGCTTATCTTCGCCTTTATGGTGCCAGCTATCTTTATCTCTGTGATGATGACCGGCCACATCCTGCCACAGGTAGGCTTTGGTGCTGAGCTGATTGACGCGGCCGGTAACGGTACAGGTGTGTATCTGCTGGATAAACTCGATGGTTTGTCTGCCGAGCTTGGCTTCTCCCAGTACACCGAAGGCTCCAAGAGCATGATTGATGTGTTCGCCATTACCGCCGCGCTGATGGTGGGTACTGCCGGTCTGCCACACGTAATCGTGCGTTTCTTCACCGTGCCCAAGGTAAAAGATGCCCGTTCAAGTGCCGGTTGGGCGCTGGTGTTCATCGCTATCATGTACACCACTGTACCTGCGCTGGCTGCTTTCTCCCGCGTAAATATGATTGAGACCATCAACGGTCCTGAGTCTACCGGTGTGGCCTATGAGACTGCGCCTCAGTGGATTAAGAACTGGGAAAAGACCGGTCTTATCACCTGGGATGACAAGAACGGCGACGGCAAGATGTACTACGCCAAGGGCGATGCCAACGAGATGAAAATCGACCGTGACATCATGGTGCTGGCTACTCCTGAAATCGCCAACCTGCCTGCCTGGGTAATCGCTCTGGTGGCTGCCGGTGGCCTGGCTGCGGCGCTGTCGACTTCTGCGGGTCTGCTGCTGGTTATCTCGACCTCAGTGTCCCACGATTTGATGAAGAAAGGCTTTGCACCCAATATCTCGGATAAACAGGAACTGCTGTATGCCCGAATCGCAGCAGCCGTGGGTATCGTGATTGCCGGTTACTTCGGTATCAACCCACCAGGCTTTGTGGCAGCGGTTGTGGCATTTGCCTTCGGTCTGGCGGCATCCTCACTGTTCCCGGCCATCGTGATGGGGATCTTCTCCAAGAAGATGAACAAAGAAGGTGCTATTGCCGGTATGGTGCTGGGTCTGGCCTTTACCGCCGGCTACATCATCTACTTCAAGTTCGTAAACCCTGCTGCCAACGTGCCTGCCAACTGGCTGTTTGGGATCTCGCCTGAAGGTATCGGTATGATTGGTATGATTGTTAACTTCGTTACTGCTGTTGTAGTGGCCAAGCTGACCGCTGCGGTGCCAACCCATGTGGAAGAAATGGTGGAAGCCATTCGTTTCCCTAAAGGCGCTGGTGGAGCTTCAGATCACTGA
- a CDS encoding HD-GYP domain-containing protein translates to MAKNKPVSIPVSELRLGLTVKLPLSWTEHPFLINRIELKEPGQIEMIRGLKVDHVLVLAGAELLDEAVPKEEVAGDDDEFEEELPERDLKREARVAIRKSQKRFLDCINESRSLVSKLGSDPEGAYRLSATLVEQMLEHLFEQEDAFLALVSAGEQGASVTQHGISVAVLALMIAKTLEMPKKEMRDIALGALLHDIGKLKVPDNIRRKRGALTQQETNFMNQHPNYGHEMLGRSGLFPEEVLHIVRHHHEFIDGSGFPDGLKAKKLPKTTQVVALANDFEFQLTALSMASPQVALGYLFKNRGGKHDESLISTLVKVLGIYPPGTLVQLTDGSIGKVMMTTREVKKPQIWACNAAGGEAGLRILMNEDVSIEKVLKVEELTEAAMRTLQAEAPISFYFAALES, encoded by the coding sequence TTGGCCAAAAACAAACCTGTTTCTATCCCTGTATCTGAATTGCGGCTTGGCCTGACGGTTAAGCTGCCCTTGTCGTGGACGGAACATCCCTTTTTAATCAACAGAATAGAACTTAAAGAGCCCGGGCAAATCGAGATGATCCGCGGCCTTAAGGTCGATCATGTGCTGGTGCTTGCCGGGGCTGAGCTGCTTGATGAAGCCGTGCCCAAAGAAGAAGTGGCCGGTGACGATGACGAGTTTGAAGAAGAACTGCCCGAGCGCGATCTGAAACGGGAGGCGCGGGTGGCGATTCGCAAAAGCCAGAAGCGCTTCCTCGACTGCATTAATGAAAGCCGCAGCCTGGTGAGTAAACTTGGCAGCGATCCTGAAGGTGCCTACCGCTTGTCCGCAACCTTGGTAGAGCAAATGCTGGAGCACCTGTTCGAACAGGAAGATGCCTTTCTGGCGCTGGTAAGTGCAGGCGAGCAGGGAGCTTCGGTGACCCAGCACGGCATCAGCGTGGCGGTGCTGGCGCTGATGATTGCAAAAACCCTGGAAATGCCGAAAAAAGAGATGCGCGACATCGCCCTCGGAGCGCTGCTGCATGATATCGGCAAGCTCAAGGTGCCCGATAATATTCGCCGCAAGCGAGGTGCCCTGACTCAGCAAGAAACCAATTTTATGAATCAGCACCCCAACTATGGCCATGAAATGCTTGGCCGCAGTGGGCTATTCCCGGAAGAGGTGCTGCATATTGTGCGTCATCACCATGAGTTTATCGATGGCAGTGGTTTCCCCGATGGTCTGAAGGCTAAAAAACTGCCCAAAACCACCCAGGTTGTTGCCCTTGCCAATGATTTTGAATTCCAGCTGACCGCTCTGAGTATGGCGTCGCCCCAGGTGGCGCTTGGATACCTGTTTAAAAACCGGGGTGGTAAACACGACGAGTCGCTGATTTCCACCTTGGTGAAGGTACTGGGGATTTATCCACCCGGCACCCTGGTGCAGCTCACCGATGGCAGCATCGGCAAGGTAATGATGACCACCCGCGAGGTGAAAAAGCCGCAGATCTGGGCCTGTAATGCAGCCGGTGGCGAGGCGGGTCTTCGTATATTGATGAATGAAGATGTGAGTATCGAAAAGGTGCTCAAAGTTGAGGAGCTGACCGAAGCGGCCATGCGTACCCTGCAGGCGGAAGCCCCCATCAGTTTTTACTTCGCCGCCCTTGAATCATGA
- a CDS encoding DUF294 nucleotidyltransferase-like domain-containing protein has protein sequence MDASEIQPLMQFLEQLVPFDSLPQELLSASVRALSVGYYSKTMGHVPLDADHPQLYIVRSGAFEVRDAEGELVDRLGEGDFFGFPSLLSGEAVSNKVAILEDGLVYHLDPDSFNRLRQESREFDRFFNRAFAKRMRHQARFKAKELTTTSRISSLMSGSPLSIDCNHSIRQAAVMMRDARVSSLLVTDNHKLCGILTDRDLRNRVLAEGLDAALPVHQAMTRNPVTISASALVFEAMLAMSERNIHHLPVLDGDSPVGVISSTDILRSQGSTPLMLIGEIERQRDLPSLIAVSKKIPELLQSLISADARAEEIGRVLTSVTDALTRRLIVLNQQILGEAPMAFCWLAFGSQGRQDQAACSDQDNGMLLAAEPDEQASGYFEALSKAVCAGLNECGYVFCPGDIMAQNPKWRMSLQRWQQVFDNWVKAPDPKALMHASIFFDMRPVFGPQTLFDALQDKVLAGTKDNDIFLAGMAGNSLKESPPLGFFRKFVLERDGSEVKGIDLKHKGNALINDIARVYALSAGIKEVNTAKRIRALMELGVIGRKDALNLADAHEFIAHMRLANQGVQHQQGQALSNFLKPQQLSSLVRHQLRDAFKVVHDAQSGLRLKFMRSF, from the coding sequence ATGGATGCCAGTGAAATACAGCCCCTGATGCAGTTCCTCGAACAATTGGTGCCCTTTGACTCGCTGCCGCAGGAGTTGCTGTCGGCCAGTGTCAGGGCGCTCAGTGTGGGCTACTACAGCAAAACCATGGGCCATGTGCCGCTGGATGCTGATCATCCGCAGCTTTATATTGTTCGCAGCGGCGCCTTTGAAGTGCGCGACGCCGAAGGCGAATTGGTTGACCGGCTGGGGGAGGGCGACTTCTTCGGCTTTCCGTCACTGCTCTCCGGTGAAGCCGTCTCCAACAAGGTGGCCATTCTGGAAGATGGTCTGGTGTATCACCTCGACCCTGACAGCTTTAATCGCCTGCGTCAGGAAAGCCGCGAGTTCGACCGCTTTTTTAACCGCGCCTTTGCCAAACGCATGCGCCATCAGGCACGTTTCAAGGCCAAGGAGCTAACCACCACCAGTCGCATCAGTTCGCTGATGTCAGGCTCGCCGCTCAGCATAGATTGCAATCACAGCATACGTCAGGCGGCGGTGATGATGCGTGATGCCCGGGTGTCGTCACTGCTGGTGACCGACAACCACAAGCTGTGCGGCATTCTCACCGACAGAGATCTGCGCAATCGGGTGCTCGCCGAAGGGCTGGATGCGGCGCTGCCGGTTCATCAGGCGATGACCCGCAACCCGGTGACCATCAGCGCCAGCGCGCTGGTATTTGAGGCCATGTTGGCCATGAGTGAGCGCAATATCCACCACCTGCCGGTGCTGGATGGCGATTCACCGGTCGGAGTGATTTCCAGCACTGATATTTTGCGCAGTCAGGGCTCTACGCCGCTGATGCTGATTGGCGAAATTGAGCGTCAGCGGGATCTGCCCAGTCTAATTGCGGTCAGTAAAAAAATTCCCGAACTTTTACAAAGTCTTATCAGCGCTGATGCAAGGGCGGAAGAAATCGGCCGGGTGCTGACGTCGGTGACCGATGCGCTGACCCGCAGGCTAATTGTGCTCAATCAGCAAATTTTAGGTGAGGCACCAATGGCCTTTTGCTGGCTTGCTTTTGGCTCCCAGGGCAGACAGGATCAGGCCGCCTGCTCGGATCAGGACAACGGCATGTTACTGGCCGCTGAGCCCGATGAGCAGGCGAGCGGCTACTTTGAAGCCCTGAGCAAAGCCGTGTGCGCGGGCCTCAATGAATGTGGCTATGTGTTTTGCCCGGGCGATATCATGGCTCAAAACCCCAAGTGGCGAATGTCGCTGCAACGTTGGCAACAGGTATTCGATAATTGGGTAAAAGCTCCCGATCCCAAGGCATTGATGCACGCGTCTATTTTCTTTGATATGCGGCCGGTGTTTGGCCCGCAAACCCTGTTCGATGCCCTGCAGGACAAGGTGCTCGCCGGCACCAAAGACAATGATATCTTCCTTGCCGGCATGGCTGGCAACAGTCTGAAAGAATCGCCGCCGCTGGGCTTTTTCCGCAAATTCGTGCTCGAGCGCGACGGCAGCGAAGTGAAAGGCATCGACTTAAAGCACAAGGGCAACGCCCTTATCAACGACATCGCCCGGGTGTACGCCCTGTCGGCCGGTATCAAAGAAGTGAACACCGCCAAGCGCATTCGTGCGCTGATGGAGCTTGGGGTGATTGGCCGTAAAGATGCGCTCAATCTCGCCGATGCCCATGAATTTATTGCCCATATGCGTCTTGCCAATCAGGGCGTACAACATCAGCAGGGGCAGGCGCTGAGTAACTTTCTCAAACCGCAGCAACTGTCTTCACTGGTGCGCCATCAACTGCGGGACGCTTTTAAAGTGGTCCACGATGCTCAGTCCGGGCTTCGGCTTAAATTTATGCGGAGCTTTTAA
- a CDS encoding thiol:disulfide interchange protein DsbA/DsbL has product MVKHLKALGLLAGIMLSASTFAAGFEEGKHYVKVDGFAESHAPVVREFFSYNCPHCYRFDHTMADTVKLLGNEVQFERTPVSGVRPDWKMSQLAYYVAQKFKVTEQTHMPIFKQVQQVAPFRDEADVKAFFIAQGLKADAIDQALSSSDRQFTLMGFNTQAELAGIRGVPSVLVNGKYMLNVQGLSSEQLAELVKYVAKL; this is encoded by the coding sequence ATGGTTAAGCATTTGAAGGCACTTGGATTACTGGCAGGCATTATGCTGTCGGCATCTACCTTTGCCGCCGGTTTTGAAGAAGGGAAACATTACGTCAAAGTCGATGGCTTTGCTGAGTCCCACGCGCCTGTGGTGCGGGAGTTTTTCTCGTACAACTGCCCCCATTGCTATCGTTTCGACCACACGATGGCCGATACCGTCAAGCTGCTGGGTAACGAAGTGCAGTTCGAACGTACCCCGGTGTCCGGCGTCAGACCCGACTGGAAAATGAGTCAGCTTGCCTATTATGTGGCGCAGAAGTTTAAAGTGACCGAGCAGACACATATGCCGATTTTTAAGCAGGTTCAGCAGGTTGCGCCATTTCGTGATGAAGCCGATGTGAAGGCGTTTTTTATTGCCCAGGGACTGAAGGCCGATGCCATCGACCAGGCGCTGAGCTCATCTGACAGACAGTTCACCCTGATGGGCTTTAACACCCAGGCAGAGCTTGCCGGGATCCGCGGTGTGCCCAGTGTGCTGGTAAACGGCAAGTACATGCTGAATGTGCAGGGGCTCAGCAGCGAGCAGCTGGCTGAGCTGGTGAAATACGTCGCCAAACTCTGA
- a CDS encoding ketoacyl-ACP synthase III gives MQYATITGWGKCVPPAVLTNHDLATFIDTSDEWIKPRTGISQRHVSHVNTSELASLAAKRALAAAGIDGSELDMIILATASPDTLIPNIASTVQANVGARCAAFDINAACSGFLYGLGLASSQIKSGQCKKVLVVGAERLTFYLDWSRRETAVLFGDGAGAVVVEASDVPGGVLGYELNNDPDGRDILKAGFGTAMDRFSPESLDFYIQFDGQEIFKRAINGMGKLSAQVLEKCGLSKDDVDLVIPHQANERIIDTLVSKMRIPKEKAFVNIANYGNTSAATIPIAICDALEKGLIKPNDTILSCAFGAGLTSAALALKWGERVTPIAVSDAELPPCEETGVELVRRAVNYFCK, from the coding sequence ATGCAGTACGCCACCATTACCGGCTGGGGCAAATGTGTACCCCCTGCCGTACTGACCAACCACGATCTGGCCACCTTTATCGACACTTCCGATGAATGGATTAAGCCCAGAACCGGGATCAGTCAGCGCCATGTCAGCCATGTAAACACTTCCGAGCTTGCCAGTTTGGCCGCCAAGCGTGCCCTCGCCGCAGCCGGTATCGACGGCAGCGAGCTGGACATGATTATTCTGGCCACCGCGAGCCCGGATACTCTGATCCCCAACATTGCCTCTACCGTGCAGGCCAATGTGGGTGCCCGCTGCGCCGCCTTCGATATCAACGCCGCCTGCTCGGGCTTCCTGTATGGCCTTGGCCTTGCCAGCTCGCAAATTAAAAGCGGCCAGTGCAAGAAGGTGCTGGTTGTTGGCGCTGAGCGCCTGACCTTTTATTTGGACTGGTCTCGCCGCGAAACCGCCGTACTCTTCGGTGATGGCGCCGGCGCTGTGGTGGTTGAAGCCAGCGATGTCCCCGGCGGCGTGCTGGGCTATGAGCTCAATAACGACCCCGATGGCCGCGATATCCTCAAAGCCGGTTTCGGCACCGCCATGGACAGATTCAGCCCCGAATCACTGGATTTTTACATCCAGTTTGATGGCCAGGAAATCTTCAAGCGTGCCATTAACGGCATGGGCAAACTCAGTGCTCAGGTGCTGGAGAAATGCGGCCTGTCGAAAGACGATGTGGATTTGGTGATCCCCCATCAGGCCAACGAGCGCATTATCGACACCCTGGTGAGCAAGATGCGTATTCCAAAGGAAAAAGCCTTTGTGAATATCGCCAACTACGGCAACACCTCTGCAGCCACTATCCCTATCGCCATTTGTGACGCGCTGGAAAAAGGCCTGATTAAACCGAACGATACCATTTTGTCGTGCGCCTTTGGTGCCGGTTTGACCTCAGCCGCTCTGGCACTCAAGTGGGGCGAGCGCGTGACTCCGATAGCCGTGTCCGATGCCGAGCTGCCACCCTGCGAAGAGACCGGCGTTGAACTGGTTCGCCGCGCGGTAAACTACTTCTGCAAGTAA